TGCAGGATCGGAACGCCTTCATTGACCTCGATACGCACGCGCACGAACTGCGGGTCGTCGGGCCATAGCGCGATTTCGCGCACCTGACCCGCGGGAACGCCGGAAAATTGCACCTGCGCTCCCTTGTTCAGTCCGTCGACCGACTGTTTGAAGAATATGTCATATTCGCGCTTGGTGCCGCCGCTGTCGTTCGCCAGCCAGACGACGAAAAAGGCGAGCGCCGCGGTGAAGAAGAGGACGAAAGCGCCGACGAGGACGTTGTTTGAGCGAGTTTCCATCAGCTTTTCCTATCGCCGCTTCGCGGTTTGGTTCCCGCCCGCCGCAGCGCGGCCCCGGGGCCCGTTGAAATAATCCTGTATCCACGGATGCTCGGTGGCAAGCAGTTCCGGGATCGTGCCGACCGCGATCACCTTCTTTTCGGCCAGAACCGCGACGCGGTCGCAGGTCGCATAAAGCGAATCGAGGTCGTGCGTGATGAGAAAGACCGTCAGGCCCATCGTGTCCGCGAGCTCGCGAATAAGCTCGTCGAACTTCGCCGCGCCGATCGGGTCGAGCCCCGCCGTCGGCTCGTCGAGAAACAGCAGCGCGGGATCGAGCGCCAGCGCGCGCGCGAGCCCGGCACGCTTCACCATCCCGCCCGACAGTTCGGCCGGGTATTTCGGGCCGGCGTCGGGGGGCAGCCCGACCATCGCGACCTTGTATGCGGCGATTTCGTCGAGCAGCCTTTGGTCGAGCCGCGGATAATATTCGCGCAGGGGAACCTGAATATTTTCAGCCACGCTCAGCGTCGAAAAGAGCGCGCCGCCCTGGAACATCACGCCCCAGCGCCGGCGCAGGTCGCGCGATTCCTCTTCGTTGGCGATCGTGTCGAGCGTTTTGCCATAGACCTCAATCTCGCCCGCGGTCGGGGTTTGAAGGCCGATGATCGAGCGCATCAGCACCGACTTGCCGGTGCCAGATCCGCCGACGACACCCAGAATCTCACCCGACCGGACGTCGAGGTCGAGATCCTCGTGAACCACGGCATCGCCGAACTGGTTCTTCAGCCCGCGAATACAAATGGCCGTTTCGAACTTTTCGGGCCGCACCGCGTCGGCCGCGGCAAGCTCTTCCTTGATCTCCTGTTCGACTTCTTCGCTCATCAATTCCATCCCAGCGAAGAGAAGAAGACGGCGAACATCGCGTCGAGGACGATGACGAGGAAGATCGCGGCGACCACCGCCGATGTCGTACGCTGACCGACTTCCTCGGCATTCTGGCGCACCTGCATGCCTTCGTAACAGCCGGTGACGCCGATCAATATGCCGAACACCGGCGCCTTGATCAGCATGATGTAGAAATCGGTCATCGGAATGATTTCGCGCAGCCGCTGGATATAGGTGAGCGGCGGGATGTCGAGCCCGACCCAGACAAAGGCGCCGCCGCCGGCGATCGCGCACAGGCTGGCGTAGAAACCGAGCAAAGGCATGGTGATCGTCGACGCGGCGACGCGCGGCAGCACGATCGCCTCCATTGGCGACACGCCGATCGTGCGCATCGCATCGACCTCTTCGGTCAGCTTCATCGTCCCGATTTGCGCGGCGAAGGCAGATCCTGAGCGGCCCGCGACCATGATCGCGGTCATCAACAGCCCAAGTTCGCGGATCGATGCGCGCCCGACCAGGTTGATCGTGAACACCTCAAGCCCGAATTGCTCAAGCTGGACCGCGCCCTGCTGCGCGATGACGATGCCGATCAGGAAGCTCATCAGCCCGATGATCGGCAGCGCGTCGACGCCGACGGTCTGGAATCGCGTGACGACGGCATTCCAGCGCAGGCGGCGGCGCGCTCGAATCTGGGTACCGAGCGCGACAATCATCGCGCCGAAGAATCCGACGATGCCGAGCAGTTCGTGCCAGATCGCGACGCTGGCGGTGCCAACCTGCTCCAACATCCGCGCCCACGCCGGGCGGCGGTCGCGGTGGACGCGATACTCGCTCTTGTCGGTGGCGAGCGCTTCGAGCAGGCGCTGCGCCTCGGGGCTCGCCCCGACGACTTTCGAGCCATGTTCGTTGACCGTGCGCGTGACGATCCACGCGCCGACGGTGTCGATCCTTTCGAGTGGCGAGAGGTCGAGCGTCGCGATCGGCCCGAGTGCATCCAGCCGTGCGGGAACGTCACCCAAACGCGCGAGCGTCAGACGGCCGGTGAAGCGAACTTCGGCGCCATCGGCACCGTCGCTATGTTCGAAATCAGCCCTAGCCACCATCGTGCGGAGGACACTGGCTTATTTGCCCCGGCACGGCAAGTGAATCCATGGTTCAGCTTGTCAGGCCTTGGCCCCGATATGGGCCCATACTATGGGTGAGGGATGGAAGATCCGCTGGCCACGCCGACCCCCGACTATGCCCACCGCGTCGCGATGTACGACATGGACCGGACGATAACGCGTTCAGGGACTTACAGTGGATTTCTCATGCATGTCGCGCGGCGTCGCCAGCAATGGCGTCTCCTGCTTCTGCCGCTCGTCGGGCTGGCCGGCGCGGCCTATTCGCTGCGTCTGATCGACCGCTCGCGACTGAAGGCGATCAACCTTCGACTGCTCGTCGGCAAACGCTTTCGCCGCACCGAAATCGCCCCGCTCGCCGAAAGCTACGCCGACAAGGTCGTCACGCGCGGACTGCACTCCGCCGCGCTCCAGCAGATCGCCGCCGACCGCGAGGCCGGGTATCGTTTGCTGCTCGCGACGGCGTCCTTTCACCTCTATGTCGACGCCATCGCGCGGCGGCTCGGGATCGACGATGTGCTCGCGACGCAGCTCGACGAACCCGACGGCGCCGACCATATTCACGCGCGTCTGGCGGGCGACAATTGCTATGGCGAGGCGAAGTTCGCGCGCATATCGGACTGGCTTGCCGCGAACGAGATCACGCGCGAGGCGGCGCATGTCCGCGCCTATTCGGACCATGTCTCCGACCATCCGATGCTGCACTTCGCTGACGAGGCGGTCGCGACGACGCCGTCGCGCAAGCTGAAACTGCTCGCCCCGCAAATGGGCTGGCAGGTCGTCGACTGGCGCGCCCGCAAATAGCGCTGTCCGGCAAAATCGCGGCGCATTAGCGTCGTGGAATGACGCCGACACCGATCCGCGATGGCCGTT
This sequence is a window from Sphingopyxis sp. USTB-05. Protein-coding genes within it:
- a CDS encoding ABC transporter ATP-binding protein, encoding MSEEVEQEIKEELAAADAVRPEKFETAICIRGLKNQFGDAVVHEDLDLDVRSGEILGVVGGSGTGKSVLMRSIIGLQTPTAGEIEVYGKTLDTIANEEESRDLRRRWGVMFQGGALFSTLSVAENIQVPLREYYPRLDQRLLDEIAAYKVAMVGLPPDAGPKYPAELSGGMVKRAGLARALALDPALLFLDEPTAGLDPIGAAKFDELIRELADTMGLTVFLITHDLDSLYATCDRVAVLAEKKVIAVGTIPELLATEHPWIQDYFNGPRGRAAAGGNQTAKRR
- a CDS encoding HAD family phosphatase; translation: MEDPLATPTPDYAHRVAMYDMDRTITRSGTYSGFLMHVARRRQQWRLLLLPLVGLAGAAYSLRLIDRSRLKAINLRLLVGKRFRRTEIAPLAESYADKVVTRGLHSAALQQIAADREAGYRLLLATASFHLYVDAIARRLGIDDVLATQLDEPDGADHIHARLAGDNCYGEAKFARISDWLAANEITREAAHVRAYSDHVSDHPMLHFADEAVATTPSRKLKLLAPQMGWQVVDWRARK
- a CDS encoding ABC transporter permease, translated to MVARADFEHSDGADGAEVRFTGRLTLARLGDVPARLDALGPIATLDLSPLERIDTVGAWIVTRTVNEHGSKVVGASPEAQRLLEALATDKSEYRVHRDRRPAWARMLEQVGTASVAIWHELLGIVGFFGAMIVALGTQIRARRRLRWNAVVTRFQTVGVDALPIIGLMSFLIGIVIAQQGAVQLEQFGLEVFTINLVGRASIRELGLLMTAIMVAGRSGSAFAAQIGTMKLTEEVDAMRTIGVSPMEAIVLPRVAASTITMPLLGFYASLCAIAGGGAFVWVGLDIPPLTYIQRLREIIPMTDFYIMLIKAPVFGILIGVTGCYEGMQVRQNAEEVGQRTTSAVVAAIFLVIVLDAMFAVFFSSLGWN